A stretch of the Deltaproteobacteria bacterium genome encodes the following:
- a CDS encoding ABC transporter ATP-binding protein, which translates to MATIIECEELGFSYDGSEVLSDINLSFGEGKMLGILGANGAGKSTLLKLLSGILKPGKGNVLFKDKPLRNLDRREIAKRIAYIPQDPVFAFPFTVMEMILMGRAPYIGRFDFEREADREIAEAALKKVGINHLKNRLITEISSGERQLASIGRALVQEPEVMMLDEPATFLDIKHRNEIMKILRRLKDENNILIVAATHDIFSALFYFDEIIMIKDGRLFTQGQTAEVVSQENLSSLYGTRVSVRKDGGKVFVYPSD; encoded by the coding sequence ATGGCAACAATAATTGAATGCGAGGAACTCGGCTTTTCATACGACGGTTCCGAGGTCCTGAGCGACATAAACCTGTCGTTTGGCGAAGGGAAGATGCTCGGTATTCTGGGGGCGAACGGGGCGGGGAAATCAACCCTGCTCAAGCTCCTTTCGGGAATATTGAAGCCAGGGAAGGGTAACGTCCTATTTAAAGATAAACCGTTACGGAACCTTGACCGGAGGGAGATTGCAAAGAGAATCGCATATATACCGCAGGACCCCGTATTCGCGTTCCCCTTCACCGTCATGGAGATGATACTGATGGGGAGAGCCCCCTACATAGGCCGCTTCGATTTCGAGAGGGAGGCCGACAGGGAAATCGCGGAAGCCGCGCTGAAGAAGGTCGGAATCAATCATCTGAAAAACCGCCTGATTACGGAGATTTCCTCGGGGGAGAGACAGCTCGCCTCAATAGGACGCGCGCTCGTCCAGGAGCCCGAGGTAATGATGCTCGACGAGCCCGCCACCTTCCTGGATATAAAACACCGAAACGAAATAATGAAAATCCTGAGGAGGCTCAAGGATGAAAACAATATCCTCATTGTAGCGGCGACTCACGATATCTTCAGCGCCTTATTTTACTTCGACGAAATAATAATGATAAAAGACGGCAGGCTGTTTACGCAGGGGCAGACAGCGGAGGTAGTCAGTCAGGAGAACCTCAGCTCTCTCTACGGAACCCGGGTATCGGTAAGGAAGGACGGGGGGAAGGTCTTCGTCTATCCGAGCGACTGA
- a CDS encoding TonB-dependent receptor, whose amino-acid sequence MIKHFLSAFLVLTTFQAIAQESGVETLETIVVEDAPIEPPLNYPSAFSTVIELEDFKGEYNTASDILSFSPGVVVRDFGGFGQLKTLSIRGSSNDQVVILLDGVRLNNPIGGGVDLSTIPVHYVDRFEIVRGGASALAGSDAIGGVVNIVTKETDEPFTFGSATYGSYETFELNLSRAQKIGDFSYLVSFTHAQSEGDFKFKSVNDLTLKRINNEFHSESFLGKVNYDPGNGWEIGLLNEFFYDDRGVPGLGEFQQPNSSQKDLRNLTSLNISKDGFIKPELDLNIILFNRFDYLKFTNPTPTVGVPIDTLSETYSFGINPRLTWFAPYNQIVTFATEARGDILRDEDFDNPKRFTYSVFAGDEISLWDEKVLINPVIRYDLWTTREDETTTDSGFSPKLGVIVSPFNYLSFKGNVGRSFRAPSFGELFFPEEGFIGGNPDLKPETSYDFDIGFVLSHPRAALEFNYFRNHINDLIAFVFISALRIEPRNIGDVVEQGIETSLVLRPFDFLELFAGYTFLDGEVEETGAQLPGRPRNKFDLRAVLTYNLLTLFWETHYVDSIPLSAFPNSKTTDPRTTYDIGAKAEWKKLFVTFEIKNLTDNLDVRDALDFPLPGRTYFATAGINF is encoded by the coding sequence GTGATAAAGCATTTCCTGTCAGCATTTCTTGTTCTAACAACTTTTCAGGCAATAGCCCAGGAGAGCGGGGTGGAAACCCTTGAGACAATAGTCGTCGAGGATGCTCCCATAGAGCCTCCTCTAAACTACCCGTCCGCTTTTTCGACCGTCATAGAGCTTGAGGATTTTAAGGGCGAATACAATACCGCCTCCGATATACTCTCATTCTCGCCGGGGGTGGTCGTAAGAGATTTCGGCGGATTCGGGCAGCTCAAAACCCTGTCCATCAGGGGCTCGTCCAACGACCAGGTAGTGATTCTGCTGGACGGCGTGAGGCTCAATAATCCCATCGGCGGCGGAGTAGATCTTTCGACGATCCCGGTTCACTATGTGGACAGATTCGAGATCGTGAGGGGCGGGGCGTCCGCGCTTGCGGGAAGCGACGCGATAGGCGGCGTCGTAAACATCGTAACAAAAGAAACCGACGAGCCGTTTACATTCGGCTCCGCCACGTACGGCTCGTACGAGACATTCGAATTGAATTTATCAAGGGCCCAGAAAATCGGGGATTTCAGCTATCTGGTGTCATTTACGCACGCGCAGAGCGAGGGTGATTTCAAATTCAAATCCGTAAACGACCTCACACTCAAAAGGATAAACAACGAGTTCCACTCCGAAAGTTTTCTGGGGAAAGTCAACTACGACCCGGGGAACGGCTGGGAGATAGGGCTTCTCAACGAATTCTTCTACGACGACAGGGGGGTGCCGGGTCTAGGGGAGTTTCAGCAGCCGAATTCAAGCCAGAAAGATTTGAGAAACCTGACCAGCCTGAACATATCAAAAGATGGCTTTATAAAACCTGAACTGGACCTCAACATAATACTGTTCAACAGGTTCGACTATCTGAAATTTACCAACCCGACCCCTACGGTAGGCGTGCCCATAGATACTCTGAGCGAGACCTACTCGTTCGGTATAAACCCGCGGCTCACGTGGTTCGCTCCCTATAATCAGATAGTGACATTCGCGACGGAGGCGAGGGGGGATATTTTGAGGGACGAGGATTTCGACAACCCGAAGCGGTTTACGTACAGCGTGTTTGCGGGCGACGAGATAAGCTTGTGGGACGAAAAGGTGCTCATAAATCCGGTGATCCGTTATGACCTGTGGACAACAAGGGAGGACGAGACGACTACCGATTCTGGATTCTCCCCCAAGCTCGGCGTAATTGTTTCACCGTTTAATTACCTGTCATTCAAGGGAAACGTAGGCCGGTCGTTCAGGGCCCCGAGCTTCGGGGAGCTCTTCTTCCCGGAAGAGGGATTCATAGGGGGGAACCCCGACCTCAAACCGGAGACATCCTACGACTTCGATATAGGATTCGTACTGTCACACCCCCGCGCCGCGCTCGAATTCAACTATTTCAGAAACCACATTAACGATCTTATCGCATTCGTATTCATAAGCGCCCTCAGGATCGAGCCGAGGAATATAGGGGATGTGGTCGAGCAGGGCATTGAAACGAGTCTCGTATTGAGACCGTTTGATTTCCTGGAGCTATTCGCCGGTTACACGTTTCTCGACGGCGAGGTGGAAGAAACGGGGGCGCAGCTTCCGGGAAGACCGAGAAACAAGTTCGACCTGAGAGCCGTCCTTACGTACAACCTGCTCACGCTGTTCTGGGAGACTCATTACGTGGACAGCATACCGCTGAGCGCCTTCCCAAACTCCAAAACGACAGACCCCCGGACGACTTACGACATAGGGGCGAAGGCGGAATGGAAAAAACTGTTCGTAACGTTCGAGATAAAGAACCTGACCGACAATCTGGACGTAAGGGACGCGCTCGATTTCCCGCTTCCCGGCAGGACATATTTCGCCACGGCAGGAATAAATTTTTAG
- a CDS encoding cobalamin-binding protein gives MRICSFLPSTTEIVYELGLGDKITGVTHECDYPPEARDKKRVIMSFIDPEKLSSREIDELVSTNAREGKSTYLIDKDALVEADPDIILTQELCEVCAVSGNEVTEAAEALGHEPEIITLEPKTLSEILDTILIIGEATGTIDTAREITDRLRQRIEKIRSLLSGERDRPRVFCLEWLDPPYVAGHWVPEMVETAGGECGIGRPGEPSFKVSWKDIVNFAPQMLFIMPCGYDIEKTLDEIDTLTSHEEWFSLPSTNKGQIYLFDANSYFSRPGPRIVDGLEILAKTIHPELMKGYDPPTDSVLNLRNYMQFELFLG, from the coding sequence ATGCGCATATGTTCATTCCTTCCCAGCACTACCGAGATAGTCTATGAGCTCGGGCTCGGGGACAAAATCACAGGCGTCACGCACGAATGCGATTATCCTCCCGAGGCCCGGGACAAGAAAAGGGTGATTATGAGCTTCATAGACCCTGAAAAACTGTCGAGCAGGGAAATAGACGAGCTTGTCTCAACGAACGCCCGGGAGGGAAAGAGCACATATCTCATAGACAAAGACGCGCTCGTGGAAGCCGACCCCGATATAATCCTGACTCAGGAGCTATGCGAGGTGTGCGCGGTTTCGGGAAACGAGGTGACAGAGGCGGCAGAAGCTCTGGGGCACGAACCCGAGATTATAACCCTTGAGCCGAAAACCCTGAGCGAGATTCTGGACACTATTCTCATAATAGGAGAGGCTACCGGCACTATTGACACCGCGCGGGAAATTACAGACAGGCTTCGACAGAGAATAGAGAAGATCCGGTCACTCCTGAGCGGCGAAAGGGACCGTCCCAGGGTATTCTGCCTCGAATGGCTCGACCCTCCTTATGTCGCGGGACACTGGGTGCCCGAGATGGTGGAGACCGCGGGGGGAGAGTGCGGGATAGGCAGGCCGGGCGAGCCCTCGTTCAAGGTATCATGGAAGGATATCGTGAATTTCGCCCCGCAGATGCTGTTCATCATGCCGTGCGGCTACGATATAGAAAAAACGCTAGATGAAATCGACACACTGACCTCGCACGAGGAGTGGTTCTCGCTGCCGTCCACCAACAAGGGGCAGATATACCTTTTCGACGCAAACTCTTACTTCAGCAGGCCCGGACCGAGGATAGTGGACGGCCTTGAAATACTGGCCAAGACAATCCACCCCGAGCTGATGAAGGGCTACGATCCTCCGACCGACTCGGTTCTCAATTTAAGGAACTATATGCAGTTCGAACTGTTTCTCGGATAA
- a CDS encoding ABC transporter substrate-binding protein, which yields MNRRILTILLTLLMLFSTGLNARPDDTPERIVSLSPNLTHIIYALGELDKVVGVTIYSDFPPEAYKLPKVGGWVNPSFEAIVALKPDLVMLMRDQDTIFGKKIRDLGLKTLVTDSNNSVDDILKTITNLGGVLGKEEKAASVTSDIETRLNEIGNNTRNLPRKSILLVVGRNPGTLEDIYVIGRNNYINELIELAGGENVVQNTRLSIKITKEAILTFDPDVIIEINHEQLDREKEILDTWSELRQSRAVQNGQVYILPSTVLLHPSQTIVQGAEVLTRILHPETVEKYGNNN from the coding sequence ATGAACAGAAGAATTTTAACGATATTATTAACTTTATTAATGCTGTTTTCTACGGGACTCAACGCGCGCCCGGACGACACGCCTGAAAGAATCGTCTCTCTTTCCCCGAACCTGACCCATATAATTTACGCCCTCGGAGAGCTCGATAAAGTGGTAGGCGTCACCATCTATTCGGATTTCCCTCCCGAGGCGTACAAATTACCCAAGGTCGGGGGGTGGGTGAATCCCAGCTTCGAGGCCATAGTAGCGCTCAAACCCGATCTCGTCATGCTCATGAGGGATCAGGACACTATATTCGGAAAAAAAATCAGGGACCTGGGACTTAAAACGCTCGTTACGGACAGCAATAATTCGGTTGACGATATACTGAAAACGATTACAAATTTAGGCGGCGTACTCGGTAAAGAGGAGAAGGCGGCGAGTGTGACCTCCGACATCGAAACCAGACTGAACGAAATAGGGAATAACACCCGGAACCTGCCGAGGAAGAGTATTTTGTTAGTAGTGGGAAGGAATCCGGGAACACTTGAAGACATATACGTTATCGGAAGAAATAACTATATTAATGAGCTGATCGAGCTTGCGGGGGGGGAGAATGTAGTACAGAACACGAGGCTATCAATAAAAATCACAAAAGAGGCGATACTGACGTTCGACCCCGATGTGATAATCGAAATCAATCACGAACAACTGGACAGGGAAAAGGAAATACTGGACACCTGGAGCGAGCTGAGGCAGTCAAGAGCCGTACAAAACGGTCAGGTTTATATACTCCCCAGCACCGTGCTCCTTCATCCGAGCCAGACTATCGTTCAGGGCGCAGAGGTTCTGACCCGGATACTTCATCCAGAAACAGTGGAAAAATATGGCAACAATAATTGA
- a CDS encoding iron ABC transporter permease, whose product MSTKKKFIISISLLLILWALISLVSIFTGTYGMLTPGEIMGGDELVSTIFFKIRVPRVLMASVAGGTLAITGAALQALFRNPLASPFTLGISGGASLGALIAIRLGLAAGVLGFSMVSIMAFLFSLLTMIFVYSISKVGGVIATGRLLLAGVVMNFLYSAFVLFIQFFSSFTESLQTMRWIMGSLDIVGFDDVWKTLIFVVPGVIILLSITKDMNLFGLGDDVASSLGVNVKRMEKLIYFATSLAASAVISVTGPIGFVGLIIPHILRMILGVDNRIILPCSFLLGASFLTAADTVSRTLISPVEIPVGIITASVGGLFFLWLLIRTKKEVIV is encoded by the coding sequence ATGAGCACAAAGAAGAAATTTATTATTTCGATCTCTCTGTTACTGATACTCTGGGCCTTGATATCACTTGTAAGCATATTTACGGGCACGTACGGGATGCTGACCCCCGGCGAGATAATGGGCGGAGACGAGCTGGTCAGTACGATTTTTTTCAAGATCAGGGTTCCCAGGGTTTTAATGGCTTCTGTCGCGGGCGGAACCCTGGCAATCACCGGGGCCGCGCTCCAGGCGTTATTCAGAAACCCTCTGGCCTCCCCTTTCACGCTCGGAATATCGGGAGGGGCTTCTCTGGGGGCCCTTATAGCTATCAGATTGGGACTGGCAGCGGGCGTGCTGGGGTTCTCGATGGTCTCGATTATGGCCTTTCTGTTTTCATTACTGACGATGATATTCGTATATTCGATATCTAAGGTCGGGGGAGTAATAGCTACGGGAAGACTTCTTCTTGCCGGGGTTGTAATGAACTTCCTTTACTCCGCGTTCGTGCTCTTTATTCAGTTCTTCTCCAGTTTTACGGAGTCGCTTCAGACTATGCGCTGGATTATGGGGAGTCTGGATATAGTGGGTTTCGATGACGTCTGGAAAACGCTGATATTCGTAGTGCCCGGAGTCATTATTCTACTGTCGATAACAAAGGATATGAATCTGTTCGGGCTTGGGGACGATGTGGCATCGTCCCTCGGCGTGAATGTAAAGAGGATGGAAAAATTAATCTACTTCGCGACCTCACTTGCCGCAAGCGCCGTAATCTCCGTAACGGGGCCTATAGGGTTCGTGGGATTAATCATTCCTCATATACTCAGGATGATTCTGGGAGTGGATAACAGGATTATTCTTCCGTGCTCATTCCTGCTGGGGGCCTCTTTTCTCACGGCCGCCGACACGGTGTCCAGAACCCTGATTTCCCCGGTAGAGATACCCGTGGGAATTATCACGGCGTCTGTAGGGGGGTTGTTCTTTCTTTGGCTCCTGATCAGAACCAAAAAAGAAGTGATAGTTTAA